The Actinoplanes sp. N902-109 genomic interval GCCGCAGCTCGCGACGGCTTGGCGCACCCTCGACGGCTGGGACGGGCAGCTCGCCGAGCTCGACCGGCTGGTGCTGCTCCGCCCGGAAGTACAGGGATATGTCCGGCTACGCGAACGCCTCGCGCGAGTCGCTCCGATCTGGGCCGGGCACATCGACGCGGGCCGGGTTCCGCCGGTCTCCGGTGCGGCATGCCTGCGGGCCTGGCAGTGGCGGCAGGCGCAGACGTGGTTCGACCAGGTCATCGGCAGCGTCGACCCGGCCACGCTGAACCACCGGGTCGAACAGTCCCGCGACCGGATCCGCCGGTTGACCGCCGAGCTGGTGGTGGCGTCGGCCTGGCTGGAGGTCGCCCGCGCGCTCGATGACCGGCGCCGCGCCGCCCTCGCCGACTGGACCACCGCCCTGCGCAAGATCGGCAAGGGCACCGGGCGCAGCGCCGCGGCCTGGCAGGCGCACGCCCAACGGGCCATGGCCTCGGCCGTCGAAGCCGTGCCGGTCTGGGTCATGTCGGTGGACCGCGCGATCGAGCAGTTCGCCGGGGGCGCGCACTTCGACGTGGTGATCGTCGACGAGGCATCGCAGGCGGACGTGTTCGCGCTGCCGGTGCTCTCGCTGGCCGACCGTGCCGTCGTGGTCGGCGACGATCAGCAGATCGGCCCGCAGCTCGGCTTTGTCGGCGGCGTCACCGGCCTGATCCACAGCCACCTGCGCGACGTCCCGTCGGCCGAGCACTTCGACCCGGAGTCCTCGCTCTACGACCACGCCGTGCGCCGCTCACCCGAACGCATCCTGCTCACCGAGCACTTCCGCTGCGTCCCGCAGATCATCGACTTCTCGTCGCGGCACTACTACGACGGCAAGATCCAGCCGCTGCGCGCGGACCGCTCCACCCTCGATCCGGTACGAACAGAGCACGTGCCGTCCGGGATCCGGGCACCCGTCGCCCCCTTCGGCGACGTCAACCGGCCCGAGGCGGACGCCCTGGTCGACCGGGTCGCGGCAATCGTGGCCGACCCGGCGTACCGGGGGCGGACCCTCGGCGTGATCAGCCTGCTGAGCACCAGCGGCCAGGCGGCGTACCTGCTGGAGCGCCTGCGCGAAACCATCGGCGAGGACGAGATGGAAGCCCGCCACCTGCGGGTGGGTGACGCCTACACGTTCCAGGGCGACGAACGCGACGTGGTCCTGGTGTCCATGGTGGTCTCCGACAACGACGGCCGGCTCGCCGCCTTCACCAAGCGCGAGTACCACCGCCGGATCAACGTCGCCGCCTCCCGCGCCCGCGACCAGCTCTGGATCTTCCACTCGGTGCGCGCGTCCTCGCTCAACGCCGACGATGCCCGCGCGCTGCTGCTCACCTACGCCCACAACACCACCCGCCCAGCCCCGCCGGCCGGGTCCGCGTCCGCGCTCCCCGAGACCGACTTCGAACGCGAGGTGCTGCGCCGGCTGCGCGAACGCGGCTACGACCCGATCGTGCAGTACCGCATCGGCGGCTACCGCATCGACTTCGTCCTCAACGCCCCGGACGGCCGCCGCCTGGCCGTCGAATGCGACGGCGAGACCTACCAGGGCCCCCAGCAATGGGAATCCGACCTGCGCCGCCAGACCATCCTCGAGCGGGTCGGCAACTGCGTCTTCGTCCGCCTCCGGGGCAGCATCTTCGCCCGCGAACCCGAGGCCGCCCTCCGCCCCCTCTGGCAGCGCATCACCGAACTCGGCATCGCTGCGTCGGACAGCGCTACCGCTGCGGATTGACGCACTCACCCGCCGGGGCCGCGTGGCTGCTCGCCGTTGCGGACATGTCGGTCCGCTCCGGGATCACCGGGCACCCACCGGGGTGAAGCGGCGGCGGTATTCGGTGGGGGTCAGGCCGGTTTCCCGGCGGAGGAGGGTACGGAGATTGGTGGCGGTGCCGAGGCCGGTGCGGCGGGCCACCACGTCGAGGCGGGGTTCGCCGCGTTCGAGGAGGCGGCGGGCGAGGGTGAGGCGTTCGGCGGTCAGCCAGGCCAGCGGGGTGGTGCCGAGTTCGGCGCGGAAGCGGCGGTGCAGGGTGGCCGGGCTGACCGCGGCGTGGGCGGCCAGGGCGGCGACGGTCAGCGGCCGGTCGAGGTGTTGCTGGGCCCAGGCGAGCAGCGGGGCCAGCGAGTCGTCCGGGACGGGCGGGATCGGGCGTTCGATGAACTGGCGCTGGCCGCCGTCGCGGTGGGCGGCGAAGACGAGGCGGCGGCTGACCGCGTTGGCGATCTCGGCGCCGTGGTCGCGGCGGACGATGTGCAGGCCGAGGTCGAGGGCTGCGGCGCTGCCCGCGGCGGTGAGGATGTCGCCGTCGTCGACGAACAGGACGTCCGGGTGCAGGTCCACGGCGGGGAAGCGGGAGCGGAAGGCGTCCGCCCACTGCCAGTGCACGGTGGCTCGGCGGCCGTCGAGCAGGCCGGCCTCGGCGAGGGTGAAGGCGCCGCTGCAGAAGCCGACCATCCGGGCGCCGCGGTCGTGGGCGCGGCGGATCGCGGCCAGCACGGCGGGGCGGTGGGGCAGCTCGACGTCCGGGCGGTTGGGGACGATCACCGTGTCCGCCTCGTCCAGCGCCGCCAGCGGGGCGACCCCGGTCAGGCTGAAGAAGCCGTCGCGCATGCGGGTGGTGCCGGTCGCCGCGCACAGCCGGAAGTCGTACAGGTCGCGGCCCAGCTCGGGGCGCCGCAGGCCGAACACCTCGGTGGCGCAGCCGAGCTCGAACGGGTTGGAGTTCGCGTCGACCAGCACCACGACCCGGTGCAAGGATTCTTTCGGCATGCGCGATTTCTAGCACTCACGGCCGCGGTTCGGCAGGGCGCAGCCTTGATCCATGACGTCACTCGACAACGCCTTGGGCAGTTTCGACGAGCTGTGGAGCCCACGGATCGTGACCACCGTCAACGACTACGACGTGCGGATCGCCAAGGTGCAGGGCGAGCACATCTGGCACACCCACGAGCACACCGACGAGTTCTTCCTCGTTCTGGAGGGGGAACTGGAGATCGCGCTCCCCGACCGTACGGTGCGACTGGGCCGGCACGACGTCTTCACCGTGCCGCGCGGCACCGAGCACAAGCCGAGCTCAGCCGGCGGGGCCTCGATCCTGATGGTCGAGCCGAGCGGGACGCTGACCGTGGGGGACCGGCACGAGGACGTGCCGGCGCACGTGGACGCTACGACCGGGCATCGGCTGACGACTCGATCCGAGCCTTGATCCCGGTGTGCTCGGCGAGCAGGTTGAGCAGGGCCGGGCCGTCCAGGAGTTCGACCGGGCGGCCGGTCAGCTCGTCCTGCACCGCGGGGTCGAAGCCGTCGGTGGCCACGATCACACCCTTGGTCGCGCCGGCCTCGATCACCTCGGTGGCGACGGCCGACGCCGTGACCGTGTCGACCTGACCCCGTACGGCATGGATCACGACCGGGCCGCCGAAGAGCGGGCGGGGGTCGGTGGCCAGCCAGCGGCCGTCCTTGGCCGGACCCATCGACAGGCCCATCGTGCAGAACAGGTCGCCGATGATCTGCTCCCACTCGCTCGCCGGCATGGTGGTCAGGTCGGGCCGCTCGTCGATGTCGGCCAGGACGTTGAACTCCTGGGTGAAGTCGTTGTCCGCCTCGCGGTCGAAGTCGAGGACCGGGGTGACGCCGGCCAGCTCGTCGGGTGTGCCGGACAGGCCGCCCTGCAGGTGCTTGAGGCAGGCGACCGGGTCGACCCGGCGCAGCTTGATCGCCGCGAACGTCTCGCGGTCGACGTCGAGCGAGACCAGGCACGGGCGGACGAACTGGCCGGTGCGCCGGTCGATGGTGTCGACGATGCCGTTGAACAGGACCTTGCGGACCAGACCACCACGGTCGGCCTCGATGATCTCGTGGACGGTCCGCAGCGCCACCATCGCGATGACCTCGGTGTAACGGCGGCGGATCTCGGTCTCGTCGCGCGGCACCGCGAGCAGGTCGTCGCGGACGCGGTCGTAGCGGTACTCCTTGACCACCGGGATCACCTCGACCGGCGGCAGGTGGTACTCGATCAGCAGATGCTGTTGTTTCGGCAGGTAGGCCAGCCGGAAGTGCTGTGGGAAGTCGTCCGGGTACACCGAGTTGCCGAGCACCATGGCGAAATACTCGACCACCGAGGACGGGTCGGCGCTCGCGACGGCTGCGGCGAACCGGTCGACCTCGGCGTTGTACGCCTGCAGTTTCGCCTCGTGGCGCTGCTTGTACGCCACGTACTGCTGCTCACGGGCGGCGAGGCGGCGCTTGCGGCGCTCCTCGTGCTCGGCCCACTGCGCCCTGGCCTGCTCGAACGCCCGCCGGGCCGCGGCCACCTGCTGGGCGTGCAGCCGCTCACCACCGAGGATCTTGCCGACGCCGCGCGGCTCCGGCGGGGCGTAGCTCGCCCATGACGGCTCGGGCGCCGGCCGGCCCAGCGGCCCGGGGTCGAACGGTGGCACCGCGACGGTCTTCTTGAACCGGTCGAGGTCGATGTGATCGTCGACATCCAGCGTGGACAGCAGCAACCGGTCGAGATCGGCGAGCCGGGCCCGCAGATCGGCGTTCGCGGCGGCGGCGTCGGCCGTGCGCGCCTCCGCGTACAGCCGGCGGTGCTCGCGCTGCCGGTCGGCGTCGGCCGCGGCCTGCTGAGCGGCGGCTATCGCCAGGTCGGCGTTGCGCCGGATCAGCTGCCGCTGCTGCGCGGCCGCGGTGCGGGCGCGCTGATCGGCGGCCGCCTGGGTGGCCTGCGCCCGTTGCATGTCCCGAATGATGCCCATGCGTCATCCCTGCTTTCGTGCCCGGACAGCCACCATATCCACCGCTTCTGGATCACCGTTCGGGGCCTTCCGGGCAAGATCACCGTCTCGCCGTTGCAGATCGTTCCAATGTCGCCACTCGCAGTAACTGTCCGTCATGGATCTCGGGGTGCCGGAGTGGTGCCGGAGCGCGATGACGTCGTCGTCCGATCGGGTAAATCCGGGCGCTGAACGGCGGAGAACAACCTGTTCTTTGTGTTCCGGGGCCAGGTGCGAAAACATTGGAACGGACGCCCCCTGTTACATCGACCGGTGACAGGTCGTAATAGGTCGGGGGCATCGTTCACTCGGGAGGGGAGGGGGCAGCAGCGCATGACGGCACCAGACGAGCGGTTCCCGCGGCCGCGGGCGTTGCGGGACCGCCTTTCCCGGCGCCCGCGCTACAGCCCCAACGCGGGGCCGAAGCCGGCGCACCTCCCGGAGGCTCGGACGCCCGTGGACGATGAGGTCTGGTTCCTGTACACCGCCGACGGCGACCGGGTGGTCTGGTCCGAAGGCCTGATCGCCCTGCTCGGCACCGGCTTCGAGGGCACCCGGGTCAGCCGGCAGCTGCTCACCCATTACGTGCACCGCGACGACCATGCCAAGGCGCTCGCCTCGATCACCCAGGCCTGGACGGCCCGCGAGCCGGTCGACGTCACCGCGCGGCTGCTGCGCCCCGACGGCAGCTGGTTCGACGTCGACTGCCGCCTCGAACCCATCACCGGCCGCGACGGCACGGTCAGCGGCATCCGCGGCGCCCTGCGTGACGTCTCCGCCCGCGAGCGCGCCCGCCGTGAGGTCGACCGGCTCACCCGCCGCGGTGAGACGGTGCAGCCCTCGATCATCCACCCCGACCCCGCGACCGGCCTGCTCACCCGGGCTCGCTTCGCCGACGGGATCGACCGGGCCCGCCGTGGCGGGGGAGCGGTGCTGATCATCCGGGTCGAGCCCGACCGGGCCGAGCTCGGCGGCCGCGACGGGGCCGAGCTGCTGCACCGGGCCGCCCGCGTGCTCGAGGGTTTGCTCCGGCCGGGTGATCTGCTCGGCCGCACCGGGCCCAAGGAGATCGGCGTACTGCTGCCCGGCACCTCCTGGGCCATGGCGCGGCGCCAGGCCGATCTGTTCGTCGAGGCGCTGCGCACGCAGGCGTTCGTGCTGCCCGACGCCTGGGTGCACGCCCAGGTCTGGGCCGGGCTCGTGCGCTTCCGTCCCGACTGCGAGGCCGGCAGCCACGACCTGCTGATCGACGCCGAACACGCCTGGCGGCAGGCCCGCGAGACCGATCGGCTGGTCACCCTCGTGCCCGACCCGGTGCCGGCCCGCGACCGCCAGGGCTCCTACCGCAACCGCGTGGCCGAGGCCCTGGGCACCGACCGCTTCACCCTGTACGCGCAGCCCATCCTCGAACTGCAGACCAACCGCGTGCTGCGGCACGAGGTGCTGCTGCGGGTGCTCGACGAGAACGGCACCCCCCAGTCACCGATCCACGTGCTGGACACCGCCGAACGCCTCGACGCCGTCTTCGACATCGACCTCTGGGTGGTCGAGCGCACCCTGGAGCTGGCCGGCTCGCTGCCCGCCCACTCCTTCCAGATCAACCTCTCCGGCCGTACGGTCGGAGACCCGCGCCTGACCACCGAGATCGAGGCGCTGTTCGACCGGTACGCCGTGAACGCCGAGCAGCTGACGTTCGAGATCACCGAGACCGCCCTGATCGGCAACCTCAGCGAGGCCCGGCGCTTCGCCGACCGCATCCGCGACCTCGGCTGCCAGCTCGCCCTCGACGACTTCGGCTCCGGCTACGCCTCGTTCCGCTACCTGCGCCTGTTCCCCATCGACCTGGTCAAGATCGACGGCGATTACGTACGGGACCTGGTCACCAACCCGCAGGACCAGGTCCTCGTCCAGGCGCTCATCCAGGTCTGCCAGGCGTACGGCATCCACACGGTCGCCGAGTACGTCCAGGACGAGCCGACCCTGCGGATGCTGCGCGAGTTCGGGGTCGACTTCGTGCAGGGCTACCTGATCGGCCGCCCGGCGCCGGTCTCGACCCTGACGGCGGGCACCCGGCTCCGCTCGTCCTGAGGATTGCTTCGGTCCGCCCGCGGGTAACGGCCAGGTCATGGAGCACTACACGATCGCCACGGTTGCCGAGCAGAACCCTGACTTCCGCCGAGTGTTGTGGACGGGCAAGCACACCCAGCTCGTCATCATGACGATCCCGCCGGGCGGCGAGATCGGCGAGGAGGTCCACGAGGTGGACCAGATCCTGACGTTCGTGAGCGGCACCGGTGAGGCCAAGGTCAGCGGCCAGACCCGCAAGGTGAACCAGGGCGACCTGGTCGTGGTCCCGGCCGGCCACAAGCACAACTTCACGAACGCGGGCCCCAACCCGCTCGTGCTCTACACGGTCTACGGCCCGCCGGAGCACGCGGACGGCGCCATCCACAAGACCAAGGAAGAGGCGGACGCCCTCGAAGAGGCCGGCAAGGACGAGCCGCCGCAGAACTGAGCCGCTCGCGGTGCTTGCTTGCGGCGCGGCGCCGGGAGCGGCCGTGGCCCCCCAGCCAGCCGGTCCCGGCGCCGCGCCGGAGGGGAAAGTCCGGCCGTGACCATACCCTTGAGCGTTCAAGGAAGTCGATCGAGCTGCCCGTTTGTTTGGCTGCCGGTTCCCTTACCGTGGTGGCGCCGTGACCTGGCCGGGCCGCCACGACCTGATCGGAATCGGCCGACCACACCGTCCGGCAGCATCCCGCCGGCCGCGGGCACCGCCCGTACCGTGATCCGCCTCGCGCACCCGCAGTCCGCCTTGCGCAGGCTTTGCGCCGAAGGTGACCAGAAGGTGGCCACCCAGCCGTTCAACAGCGGACCGGCGGTAACTAACCTGCTGCCATGGACGAGCCTCGGTGGTTGACCGACGAGCAGCAGCGAGCGTGGCGCAAATTCGTCGAGGTGCTCGTCAAGGTTCCTGCCGGGCTGGAAGGCCAGCTGCAGCGGGACGCCGGTCTGACACACATGGGCTTTCAGGTGATGGCCACCCTGTCGGAGCGCGAGGACCGCCGCCTCCCGATGAGCCGCCTGGCCCGGCTCGCCAGCGCCTCGCTGTCCCGCCTCTCCCACGTCGTGGCCCGCCTCGAAGCCCAAGGCTGGGTACGCCGCGAGCGCGACCCGGACGACGGCCGGGTGCAGATCGCCGTGCTGACCGACCACGGCTACGACAAGATCGTCGAGGCAGCGCCGGGCCACGCCGAGAAGGTGCAGCAACTGGTCTTCGACCGCCTCACCGGGCCGCAGGTCCGCCAGCTGGCCAAGCTCTGTGAATCGCTCCTCGAAGCCCCCGCCGACCAGCTCTGACCCGGCAACGCCGGTGGCATCCCGGCGCCGCTGTGCCCGGCACTGCGGGCCACGGATACGGATGCCCCGGTGTGCAGGACGTCGACTCAGGTACTACTTCCGTGAGCGCGTGGTCAGAATCGGCCACCGGCTGGTCATGCCGCAGCTTGTGGGGCACCTCGCTGGGAAGCGGCCGCGCGCTTGCCGCCCCGCCACAGCAGCCCGCTCAGAAGCGACCCCCGCCGCCGCGCCGCCCGCCACCTCCGCCGCCACCGCCCGTGCGTCGGCCCCGGGAGGCACTGCCCCCGAACCCGCCACCCGACCAGCCCCCACCCGACCGTCCGTACGGGGAACCGCCGGAGAGGCCGCCGGACAGAATGCCGCCCAGCACCGCGCCCGCGAAGGAGCCCGCGTCGAAGCCGCCGCGCCCGCCGGGGCCGGAGAAGCCGCCTGGCATGCCCGCCCATCCCTCGACGTCGCTGTGCGCGGCCTGGCTTGCCGATGCGGCGAGGCTCTGAGCTTGCTGGGCGTGGGTGAGGGCGGCGGCCGGGTCGGTGTCGCCGAGACTTTCGGCCAGGGCGAGGTGGCGCTGGGCCTCGGACAGGGACGCGCGGGCGCCCGTGTCGACCGCGCCGCGCCGGGTGGCGATGAAGTCGGCGGCGGTTGCCACTTCGGCGCGGGCGACCGGCAGGGTCTGGGTGAGCAGGGTGCGGCTGCGAGCGGTACGTTCGGCTGCATCCCGGGCGCCGGCGAGGGCGAGGTCGAGGGAGGCGTCGGCGGCCCGCAACGCGGCCACGGCGGCCACCGGATCCGGCCGGGCCATCGTGAGCTGGGCCTTGGCCTCGGCAATCGCTGACTCGGCCCCGGCGACGGCGGCGCTCAGGTCGGCGGCTGACGGAAAGGCCCGGGCGGCGGCGATCTCCGAGGCAAGCTCGGCCAGGAGGGCATCGGCTGCGGTACGGGCGCCGGCCAGGTCGGTGGTCGCCCGATGGATCGCGGCCACCAGCTGCTCGGCCTGCGCCACCGCCTGCTCCGCCGCCCGCACGGCCAGCGCCGCCTCGGCCCGTCCCCCACCCGGCACGCCCGCCGCGTCCTCGCCCGCAGCCGCCCCCGCGTCCGCGCTGCCCGCGCCCGCGTTGGGAACGCCCGCGTCCGCAGCGCTTGCGCCCGCGCTGCCCGCGCCCGTGTTTTCGCCCGCGGCGCCCGCGCTGCCCGCGCCAGCATCGGGAGCGCGCCCGGTCGCGTCCGCAGTGCCGGACAAAGCGGCCTCAGCCCGCTGCACCGCCGCCGCGGCGAACCCCAGCCGTTCCCGGGCCGCGTCGACATTGCCCGACACCGCGGTCACCGCCTGTCCCGAGTACCGGTCGAGCAACTGCTGCACCGCCGTAGCCGCCGCCGGCAGACTCGCCTCCGTGGCCAGCCGGCGTCGGGTGACCTCGGCGGCGGCCTGGCCGGCTCGGCCTTCCAGATCGCGGAGCTGGTCGAAGGCCTCCGACTCGGTGTCCAGGCGGTCGTCGGCCGTACGGCAGCGGGCGATGATCTCGGTCAGCGTGCGGCGGCTGGTCTTCTCGTCCGGGGCGGGGGTGGCGTCGAGGGTCATGCGCAGCCGGAAGGCCTCGGCCACGTCCTGCCGCGAAGCCTCCAGCGCCGCCCGGAAGCGAGCGGTCTCCGCCGGGCCGTACTGCGCCGTGGCCAGCCCCAGCTCGCTCTCACTCTCGCGGAGGTCGTTGTCCAGTTCCAGCAGCAGGGCGTTCGCCTGAGCCGTCAGGTCGGCCGTCGGGGGACCGGCGGACGCCGGTGTGGTGGGCTGCGAGCGGCGCTTTCGCCGTACGAGAACAAAGACCAGCGCCCCCACGACGACGAGCGCGAGGACGATGACGACCCAGATGCCGGACGACGACGAGCCGGCGGCGTCGGTGTAGCCGGCAGCGGCAGCGACCACCGCGCCCGACCAGTCACCGCGGCCGAGCGCAGGCTTGATGTCCTTGATCGCGACGTCAGAAAGCTCGCTGTCGGAGAACCGCGTGTCGTCGGGGAACGAGTAGGCGTAGGCGCGGTCATCGGTGGCCACCGCGAGCAGGGCCTCCCCGTTGCCCAGATCACTCAGGCGGGCCGACTCGTCGGTCCAGTCCTGCGCCGGCGTGCCGTCGAAGGAGTCGACGAGAACGACGAAAAGCTGGATGCCGGTCCGGTCCTGCAGCTTGCTCAGCGCCGCGTCCACCTGGGTGCGGCCACTGCCGAGCACCCCGGCGTCATCGGTCACCTGGGTGGCGAGACGGGCCGGCGGGTCGGCCCGGGCGGGGGCCGGGAACAGCACAAACGCCAGGGTCAGCAGGACTATGCGGCGCACAACGGTCACCCGGACACCGTAGATCCTGGGTCCGACAGTTCGAGCCCCCGGCATCAAGTGGCAAGGTGATTCCATGAGCCAGCGAGTCAGCGGAGTCATCTCCCGGGCCAAGGGTGCGCCCGTCGAGGTAGCCACGATCATCGTCCCCGACCCCGGGCCCGGCGAGGCCGTCGTCACGATCCAGGCCTGCGGGGTCTGCCACACCGACCTGCACTATCGCGAGGGCGGCATCAACGACGACTACCCGTTCCTGCTCGGCCACGAGGCCGCGGGTGTGGTCGAGGCGGTGGGCGCCGGGGTGACCGAGGTCGCACCGGGCGACTTCGTCGTCCTCAACTGGCGGGCCGTCTGCGGCGAGTGCCGGGCTTGCCGCAAGGGCAAGCCGTGGTACTGCTTCGCCACCCACAACGCGACGCAGAAGATGACGCTCGAGGACGGCACCGAGCTGTCGCCCGCGCTCGGCATCGGCGCGTTCATCGAAAAGACGCTGGTCGCGGCGGGACAGTGCACCAAGGTCGACCCGGCGGCCCGGCCGGCGGCGGTGGGCCTGCTGGGCTGCGGCGTGATGGCCGGCATCGGTGCGGCGATCAACACCGGCGGGGTGACGCGCGGTGACTCGGTCGCGGTCATCGGCTGCGGCGGTGTCGGCGACGGCGCGATCGCCGGTGCGGCGCTGGCCGGCGCCACCACGATCATCGCGATCGACACCGACGACCGGAAGCTGCAGTGGGCCAAGGACTTCGGCGCCACCCACACGATCAACGCCCGCGGCATCGACGTGGTCGCCGCCGTTCAGGAGCTGACCGGCGGCTTCGGAG includes:
- a CDS encoding restriction endonuclease, with the translated sequence MGIIRDMQRAQATQAAADQRARTAAAQQRQLIRRNADLAIAAAQQAAADADRQREHRRLYAEARTADAAAANADLRARLADLDRLLLSTLDVDDHIDLDRFKKTVAVPPFDPGPLGRPAPEPSWASYAPPEPRGVGKILGGERLHAQQVAAARRAFEQARAQWAEHEERRKRRLAAREQQYVAYKQRHEAKLQAYNAEVDRFAAAVASADPSSVVEYFAMVLGNSVYPDDFPQHFRLAYLPKQQHLLIEYHLPPVEVIPVVKEYRYDRVRDDLLAVPRDETEIRRRYTEVIAMVALRTVHEIIEADRGGLVRKVLFNGIVDTIDRRTGQFVRPCLVSLDVDRETFAAIKLRRVDPVACLKHLQGGLSGTPDELAGVTPVLDFDREADNDFTQEFNVLADIDERPDLTTMPASEWEQIIGDLFCTMGLSMGPAKDGRWLATDPRPLFGGPVVIHAVRGQVDTVTASAVATEVIEAGATKGVIVATDGFDPAVQDELTGRPVELLDGPALLNLLAEHTGIKARIESSADARS
- a CDS encoding EAL domain-containing protein → MDDEVWFLYTADGDRVVWSEGLIALLGTGFEGTRVSRQLLTHYVHRDDHAKALASITQAWTAREPVDVTARLLRPDGSWFDVDCRLEPITGRDGTVSGIRGALRDVSARERARREVDRLTRRGETVQPSIIHPDPATGLLTRARFADGIDRARRGGGAVLIIRVEPDRAELGGRDGAELLHRAARVLEGLLRPGDLLGRTGPKEIGVLLPGTSWAMARRQADLFVEALRTQAFVLPDAWVHAQVWAGLVRFRPDCEAGSHDLLIDAEHAWRQARETDRLVTLVPDPVPARDRQGSYRNRVAEALGTDRFTLYAQPILELQTNRVLRHEVLLRVLDENGTPQSPIHVLDTAERLDAVFDIDLWVVERTLELAGSLPAHSFQINLSGRTVGDPRLTTEIEALFDRYAVNAEQLTFEITETALIGNLSEARRFADRIRDLGCQLALDDFGSGYASFRYLRLFPIDLVKIDGDYVRDLVTNPQDQVLVQALIQVCQAYGIHTVAEYVQDEPTLRMLREFGVDFVQGYLIGRPAPVSTLTAGTRLRSS
- a CDS encoding S-(hydroxymethyl)mycothiol dehydrogenase, coding for MSQRVSGVISRAKGAPVEVATIIVPDPGPGEAVVTIQACGVCHTDLHYREGGINDDYPFLLGHEAAGVVEAVGAGVTEVAPGDFVVLNWRAVCGECRACRKGKPWYCFATHNATQKMTLEDGTELSPALGIGAFIEKTLVAAGQCTKVDPAARPAAVGLLGCGVMAGIGAAINTGGVTRGDSVAVIGCGGVGDGAIAGAALAGATTIIAIDTDDRKLQWAKDFGATHTINARGIDVVAAVQELTGGFGADVVVEAVGRPETYKQAFYARDLAGTVVLVGVPTPEMTIELPLLDVFGRGGALKSSWYGDCLPTRDFPMLTELYQQGRLDLDRFVTEEIRLDQVEEAFAKMHSGDVLRSVVIF
- a CDS encoding MarR family winged helix-turn-helix transcriptional regulator → MDEPRWLTDEQQRAWRKFVEVLVKVPAGLEGQLQRDAGLTHMGFQVMATLSEREDRRLPMSRLARLASASLSRLSHVVARLEAQGWVRRERDPDDGRVQIAVLTDHGYDKIVEAAPGHAEKVQQLVFDRLTGPQVRQLAKLCESLLEAPADQL
- a CDS encoding GlxA family transcriptional regulator, which translates into the protein MPKESLHRVVVLVDANSNPFELGCATEVFGLRRPELGRDLYDFRLCAATGTTRMRDGFFSLTGVAPLAALDEADTVIVPNRPDVELPHRPAVLAAIRRAHDRGARMVGFCSGAFTLAEAGLLDGRRATVHWQWADAFRSRFPAVDLHPDVLFVDDGDILTAAGSAAALDLGLHIVRRDHGAEIANAVSRRLVFAAHRDGGQRQFIERPIPPVPDDSLAPLLAWAQQHLDRPLTVAALAAHAAVSPATLHRRFRAELGTTPLAWLTAERLTLARRLLERGEPRLDVVARRTGLGTATNLRTLLRRETGLTPTEYRRRFTPVGAR
- a CDS encoding cupin domain-containing protein; protein product: MTSLDNALGSFDELWSPRIVTTVNDYDVRIAKVQGEHIWHTHEHTDEFFLVLEGELEIALPDRTVRLGRHDVFTVPRGTEHKPSSAGGASILMVEPSGTLTVGDRHEDVPAHVDATTGHRLTTRSEP
- a CDS encoding cupin domain-containing protein, encoding MEHYTIATVAEQNPDFRRVLWTGKHTQLVIMTIPPGGEIGEEVHEVDQILTFVSGTGEAKVSGQTRKVNQGDLVVVPAGHKHNFTNAGPNPLVLYTVYGPPEHADGAIHKTKEEADALEEAGKDEPPQN
- a CDS encoding TPM domain-containing protein, encoding MTVVRRIVLLTLAFVLFPAPARADPPARLATQVTDDAGVLGSGRTQVDAALSKLQDRTGIQLFVVLVDSFDGTPAQDWTDESARLSDLGNGEALLAVATDDRAYAYSFPDDTRFSDSELSDVAIKDIKPALGRGDWSGAVVAAAAGYTDAAGSSSSGIWVVIVLALVVVGALVFVLVRRKRRSQPTTPASAGPPTADLTAQANALLLELDNDLRESESELGLATAQYGPAETARFRAALEASRQDVAEAFRLRMTLDATPAPDEKTSRRTLTEIIARCRTADDRLDTESEAFDQLRDLEGRAGQAAAEVTRRRLATEASLPAAATAVQQLLDRYSGQAVTAVSGNVDAARERLGFAAAAVQRAEAALSGTADATGRAPDAGAGSAGAAGENTGAGSAGASAADAGVPNAGAGSADAGAAAGEDAAGVPGGGRAEAALAVRAAEQAVAQAEQLVAAIHRATTDLAGARTAADALLAELASEIAAARAFPSAADLSAAVAGAESAIAEAKAQLTMARPDPVAAVAALRAADASLDLALAGARDAAERTARSRTLLTQTLPVARAEVATAADFIATRRGAVDTGARASLSEAQRHLALAESLGDTDPAAALTHAQQAQSLAASASQAAHSDVEGWAGMPGGFSGPGGRGGFDAGSFAGAVLGGILSGGLSGGSPYGRSGGGWSGGGFGGSASRGRRTGGGGGGGGRRGGGGRF